From the genome of Eublepharis macularius isolate TG4126 chromosome 12, MPM_Emac_v1.0, whole genome shotgun sequence, one region includes:
- the TNRC6A gene encoding trinucleotide repeat-containing gene 6A protein isoform X1, whose product MEERKKRKEDKKKREAAQKKATEQKNKVPEPPKPVVSPSLPIAAIPGAPTAASSSSSSSNNSNNNARRPAGSHPQQAPQQPSPRYPPREVPPRFRHQEQKQLLKRGQPLPGLAVNLGAASKPQNSPSGGSSAPGEQPAAVGEEWSSSQKQPGMPPIRDLVSHSPSQSDLNRSTLGPHYENANWVAISSSSDSSTNWDKVLVEGSDKEAWPLIPGSDAELAAECVDTDSASSSGSERNLTLMASRGPGMDIGSVPGSMGRSSPAKFGSGNNSNNVSSGSMSRPWGVAPSTTASTCPLSADASKGILESSNGRMNTRGALHPSSSGGLNPRTLHPSGSRGAWPMLESSGAPLKGPEGSQGPSDPNGSANLGSWGSLPESNCDSPENGTRKISWSGQPQNLNPEMNGPNSHTTNLMTSSLPNSAGSVQVNEPAGGNTGPGAWCVSGRSSLPLPQTSPAISSPSISHLSNGETTRGSTAWVGTYGSTYSGDQCSDASSQANSDTVNATPMQPGLSRASGTNFETRADKGAGGGAGAGTAGAPGLPWGGGGGAGSGGSRRGWCGPVQSTGLADGEWSKLPSSHPSENGSGGAKKFRGLWQSAKEEDVSVEGQSSADSLVSEQHSRWAKASPGGSEADPSSPKDRVLAEGASHERRKADQYALLQSIVNRTGLDPRVLSNSGWGQTPIKQNASWDTAVSPQGQRKADNGTEAWEGCSSGGDVERPSLNGTAGFSGSGWGEPKSATKWGDSKVSSSQGGWERPAASALAKGNQSWVGGKDDKSSSSPWSDAEKFKPGWGEGQKANSGWAGSVVDSWGENLRSNHWSEVEKSSSGSSDSDRSTPGATHWGGSRANPTSSSGRGEPAKLSQSQGWGEPSKPNRSQSWEAAKPPGSPDWNKQQDVGTWGVQPTLSKTPGLGWLGGPMPAPAKEEEPTGWEEPSPESIRRKMEIDDGTSAWGDPSRYNYKNVNMWNKNTPRGGDSLEQQAHGPQQRLPSHAELGAGPENSSSGSGWGEPPPAPSMVDNGTSAWGKPVDTGTSWAESISDAGSAGSWGSVSVSQPAPNKAGPKSMQVPDGWCGGDMPLTGNHQTSWEETEDVEIGMWNSNSSQDASASLNWLPYAKRLPSKGTIKNGNKQDETWINPFVKQFANLGFSRESPEELMHSNKMDVSGGVLPDKRMEMEKHSLAAGDYSRVVGKVPCSRPQIAKESSVDRSPYLDKDGLLVADDPPNMQFMSSQNMKPPLPHSALPNQALGSLTGLGMQNLNSVRQNGHASTFGNPAAQSRGLPPPAAQPPNSSQPSPRAQVPPPLLSPQAPVSLLKYAPNNGGLNPLFSPQQVAMLNQLSQLNQLSQISQLQRFLAQQRKVQTQRNAPVGGRQQEQQNRSLGLQQPCQLDPGLFLKQQQQQQQLQPPALKSFLESELQKGSAQSSPFSSSFPLAGLNSNLNVNVDVSSIKEPQSRLRKWTTVDSISANTSLDQNVSKNGAISSGFRLEETPFVPYDFLNSSNSPASPPGSIGDGWPRAKSPNGSSSVNWPPEFRPGEPWKGYPNIDPETDPYITPGSVTNNLSIHTVREADHLRDRSTGSSSSLNTVLPSTSAWSSVRASNYNVSLSSTAQSTSARNSDSKSTWSPASMTNTSLAHELWKVPLPPKGISAPPRPPPGLTGQKLPLSTWDNSLRLGASWSNPEVRYTPGSHWADNSSGRVTSCCLILKNLTPQIDGSTLRTLCMQHGPLITFHLNLPHGNALVRYSSKEEAVKAQKSLHMCVLGNTTILAEFASEEEISRFFAQGQSLTPSPTWQALGTSQSRLAPMDGSHAFPSRSDLSNHWNGAGLPGASSGELPATSLWGSTNYSSSLWGGSLGSSDSQGVGSPSPLNAFLSVDHLGAGGSPCNPLSSFSE is encoded by the exons GCCactgaacagaaaaacaaag TGCCAGAACCACCCAAGCCTGTTGTAAGCCCCTCTCTGCCCATCGCCGCTATCCCCGGCGctcccacagcagccagcagcagcagcagcagcagtaataatAGCAACAATAATGCCAGACGGCCTGCAGGCAGCCACCCACAGCAAGCTCCACAGCAGCCTTCTCCCCGCTACCCACCTCGCGAAGTACCACCCCGATTTCGGCACCAGGAGCAGAAGCAACTTTTGAAGCGGGGGCAGCCGCTGCCAGGGCTTGCAGTGAATCTGGGGGCGGCATCTAAACCGCAGAACAGCCCGTCAGGAGGAAGTTCAGCTCCAGGCGAGCAGCCAGCTGCTGTCGGAGAAGAGTGGAGTAGCAGCCAGAAACAaccag GCATGCCTCCCATTCGGGACCTGGTCAGCCACTCTCCCAGCCAATCAG ATCTGAACCGTAGCACACTAGGACCCCATTATGAGAATGCTAACTGGGTAGCCATCTCTTCCAGTAGTGATTCCAGCACAAATTGGGATAAAGTCCTTGTAGAGGGCTCcgataaggaggcatggcccttGATTCCCGGCAGTGACGCGGAGCTGGCTGCGGAATGTGTGGACACTGACTCTGCCTCGAGCTCCGGGTCAGAGAGGAACCTCACACTCATGGCTTCAAGAGGCCCAGGCATGGATATCGGCAGTGTGCCGGGCAGCATGGGGCGTAGCTCTCCAGCCAAGTTCGGCAGCGGTAACAACAGCAATAACGTGAGCAGCGGCAGCATGAGCAGGCCGTGGGGTGTGGCACCCAGCACCACGGCGAGCACCTGTCCCCTTTCTGCGGATGCTTCAAAGGGCATATTGGAAAGTAGCAACGGTAGAATGAACACTAGGGGCGCCCTCCATCCTTCGTCCAGTGGAGGATTAAATCCCCGCACTTTGCATCCTAGTGGCAGCCGTGGTGCCTGGCCCATGTTGGAGAGCAGCGGGGCCCCCTTGAAAGGGCCCGAAGGCAGCCAGGGGCCGAGCGATCCCAACGGGAGCGCTAACCTTGGCTCCTGGGGAAGCCTCCCGGAGAGCAACTGTGATTCCCCAGAAAATGGTACCAGGAAGATTTCGTGGAGCGGGCAACCTCAGAACCTTAACCCAGAAATGAATGGACCAAATAGTCACACTACTAACTTGATGACCTCTAGTTTACCAAACTCCGCTGGCTCTGTGCAGGTGAACGAGCCAGCTGGCGGCAACACGGGGCCCGGGGCCTGGTGTGTGAGTGGCAGGAGCTCTCTGCCTCTGCCCCAGACCTCGCCGGCCATCAGCAGCCCTTCCATTTCCCACCTGAGCAATGGCGAAACAACAAGGGGCAGCACTGCCTGGGTGGGCACCTATGGCTCCACTTACTCCGGAGACCAATGCTCAGACGCCAGCAGCCAAGCCAACAGCGACACTGTGAATGCAACTCCAATGCAGCCTGGTCTCAGCAGGGCCAGCGGCACAAACTTTGAAACCCGTGCGGATAAAGGAGCGGGGGGAGGGGCGGGAGCAGGGACAGCCGGCGCCCCCGGCCTGccttgggggggcgggggtggggcagGCTCgggaggcagcaggagaggcTGGTGTGGCCCTGTTCAAAGTACTGGCTTAGCGGACGGGGAGTGGAGCAAACTGCCAAGCAGTCATCCCTCTGAGAACGGCAGTGGGGGCGCTAAGAAGTTTAGGGGCTTGTGGCAGTCTGCCAAGGAGGAGGATGTGAGTGTGGAGGGGCAGAGTTCTGCAGACTCTCTGGTCTCGGAGCAGCACAGCAGATGGGCCAAGGCCAGTCCTGGGGGCAGCGAAGCAGACCCCAGCAGCCCCAAGGACAGAGTGTTGGCAGAAGGTGCCAGTCATGAGAGAAGGAAAGCTGACCAGTATGCGCTACTCCAAAGCATAGTGAACAGAACGGGCCTCGACCCACGGGTCCTTTCTAACTCTGGCTGGGGACAGACGCCAATCAAACAGAACGCTTCCTGGGATACAGCAGTGTCCCCACAAGGGCAGAGAAAGGCTGACAATGGCACTGAGGCCTGGGAAGGCTGTAGCTCAGGAGGAGACGTGGAGAGGCCCAGCCTCAATGGCACTGCTGGCTTTTCAGGGTCAGGTTGGGGTGAGCCAAAGTCTGCAACAAAATGGGGAGATTCCAAAGTCTCCAGCAGCCAGGGGGGCTGGGAGCGACCAGCTGCTTCTGCACTGGCCAAAGGCAATCAATCGTGGGTGGGTGGCAAAGACGACAAGTCCTCCTCATCCCCTTGGAGTGATGCAGAGAAGTTCAAACCAGGATGGGGAGAAGGGCAGAAGGCAAACTCTGGGTGGGCGGGCTCAGTTGTTGACAGCTGGGGAGAGAACTTGAGGAGCAATCATTGGAGCGAGGTGGAAAAGTCCAGTTCTGGCAGTAGCGACAGTGACAGGTCCACGCCTGGTGCTACTCACTGGGGAGGGAGCCGAGCCAACCCAACTTCCTCTTCAGGACGAGGGGAGCCTGCCAAACTAAGCCAAAGCCAGGGCTGGGGGGAGCCTTCCAAGCCAAATCGCTCTCAGAGCTGGGAGGCAGCGAAGCCACCGGGCTCACCTGATTGGAACAAACAACAAGATGTTGGGACCTGGGGGGTGCAGCCGACCCTAAGCAAGACGCCGGGCCTGGGATGGCTGGGTGGGCCGATGCCTGCACCAGCCAAGGAAGAAGAGCCCACTGGGTGGGAGGAGCCATCCCCTGAATCAATTCGCCGTAAAATGGAAATTGACGACGGGACTTCTGCTTGGGGGGACCCAAGCAGGTACAACTACAAGAATGTGAATATGTGGAACAAGAACACTCCAAGGGGGGGCGACTCTTTGGAGCAGCAAGCACATGGCCCTCAGCAGCGATTGCCTTCCCATGCGGAGCTGGGCGCTGGCCCAGAAAACAGCAGCAGTGGCTCTG GTTGGGGAGAGCCCCCTCCTGCACCCAGTATGGTAGACAATGGCACATCAGCGTGGGGCAAGCCTGTCGATACGGGTACAAGCTGGGCAGAGTCCATCAGTGATGCAGGGAGCGCTGGGAGCTGGGGGAGCGTATCTGTTAGTCAACCGGCTCCTAATAAAGCTG GGCCCAAGTCTATGCAAGTTCCAGATGGCTGGTGTGGGGGCGACATGCCGTTGACGGGGAATCACCAAACCAGCTGGGAGGAAACGGAGGATGTTGAGATCGGAATGTGGAACAGCAACTCATCCCAAGATGCCAGCGCATCTCTGAATTGGCTGCCATATGCAAAGAGATTGCCTTCCAAG GGAACaataaaaaatggaaataagCAAGATGAAACATGGATAAATCCATTTGTTAAGCAATTTGCCAATCTCGGCTTTTCT AGAGAATCACCCGAAGAACTTATGCACAGCAATAAGATGGACGTGTCTGGAG GAGTCTTGCCAGACAAACGAATGGAGATGGAGAAGCACAGCCTGGCCGCTGGCGATTACAGCCGAGTGGTGGGGAAAGTTCCTTGCTCCCGTCCTCAGATTGCCAAAGAGTCTTCCGTGGATCGAAGTCCTTACTTGGATAAG GATGGCCTTCTTGTAGCAGATGATCCTCCAAACATGCAGTTTATGTCCAGTCAGAACATGAAGCCTCCCCTGCCACACAGTGCACTACCTAATCAGGCCCTCGGCTCCCTCACCGGGCTGGGCATGCAAAACTTGAATTCTGTTCGACAG aATGGCCACGCTAGCACCTTTGGGAACCCCGCTGCACAGTCCCGCGGTCTGCCACCACCGGCAGCACAGCCTCCGAACTCCTCTCAGCCTAGTCCACGTGCTCAAGTGCCTCCACCCTTGCTCTCCCCTCAg GCTCCGGTCTCCCTGCTGAAGTATGCACCAAACAACGGGGGGCTGAACCCACTCTTCAGCCCACAGCAGGTAGCCATGTTGAACCAACTCTCCCAGTTAAACCAGCTTTCCCAGATCTCCCAGTTACAA CGCTTCCTGGCCCAGCAGAGGAAGGTCCAGACTCAGAGAAACGCGCCTGTTGGTGGCCGTCAGCAGGAGCAGCAG AACCGCTCCCTGGGCCTGCAGCAGCCATGCCAGTTGGATCCCGGcttgttcctgaagcagcagcagcagcagcagcagctccagccacCTGCCTTGAAGTCTTTCCTGGAGAGCGAGCTGCAAAAAGGGTCGGCGCAGAGCAGTCCCTTCAGCAGCAGCTTCCCTCTTG CAGGACTGAACTCCAACTTGAATGTAAACGTGGATGTGAGCAGTATTAAAGAGCCACAGTCCCGGCTAAGGAAATGGACGACTGTGGATAGCATTTCTGCTAATACGTCTCTGGATCAAAATGTCAGCAAAAATG gTGCTATTTCGAGTGGCTTCAGGCTGGAGGAAACCCCCTTTGTCCCGTATGACTTCCTGAATAGCAGTAATTCGCCAGCCAGTCCTCCGGGCTCGATTGGGGATGGTTGGCCACGTGCCAAATCGCCTAATGGTTCTAGCAGTGTCAATTGGCCACCAG AGTTCCGGCCTGGTGAGCCCTGGAAAGGTTATCCAAACATCGACCCTGAAACTGACCCCTACATCACTCCCGGCAGCGTCACAAACAATCTGTCCATTCACACTGTGCGGGAGGCTGACCACCTCAGGGACAGGAGCACTG GGTCATCCTCATCTCTGAACACCGTGCTGCCTTCGACTAGTGCCTGGTCATCCGTTCGTGCCTCCAACTACAATGTTTCCCTCAGCAGTACAGCACAAAGCACTTCAG CCAGAAACAGTGACTCCAAATCCACGTGGTCCCCTGCTTCCATGACCAACACCTCTCTGGCTCATGAGCTGTGGAAGGTTCCTTTGCCCCCCAAGGGCATCTCTGCCCCGCCACGCCCGCCACCGGGGCTAACCGGGCAGAAGCTGCCTTTGTCCACCTGGGACAACTCCCTGCGACTGGGGGCCAGCTGGAGCAATCCCGAGGTCAGATACACCCCTG GTTCCCACTGGGCTGATAACAGCTCAGGGAGAGTAACCAGCTGCTGTCTCATCCTGAAAAATCTGACGCCACAG ATTGACGGATCCACTCTGCGGACGTTGTGCATGCAGCACGGGCCTCTGATCACGTTCCACCTGAACCTCCCCCACGGCAACGCCTTGGTCCGCTACAGTTCGAAGGAAGAGGCGGTGAAGGCGCAGAAGTCCCTTCACAT GTGTGTCTTGGGGAACACTACAATCCTTGCCGAGTTTGCCAGCGAAGAGGAGATCAGCCGCTTCTTTGCACAAGGCCAGTCTCTGACCCCCTCCCCAACCTGGCAAGCCCTGGGCACCAGCCAGAGCCGGCTGGCGCCCATGGATGGCTCCCATGCTTTCCCCAGCCGCAGCGACCTGAGCAATCACTGGAATGGTGCAGGGCTGCCAGGAGCCAGTAGTGGGGAGCTCCCTGCCACCTCCCTCTGGGGGAGCACTAACTATTCCTCCAGCCTCTGGGGGGGCTCCCTGGGCAGCAGCGACAGCCAGGGCGTGGGCAGCCCCTCTCCACTCAATGCATTCCTCTCTGTGGACcacctgggggcaggggggagtccATGTAACCCTCTTTCCTCCTTCAGCGAATGA